A region from the Brachyspira hampsonii genome encodes:
- a CDS encoding L-cystine transporter, whose translation MGLYVVINIIILLALIGLLYFMQKKHLNFTIRVLTALVLGLALGFILRTIYSSNMEIVNQSIVWYNVVGNGYVRLLQMLVMPLIFVSITMALLNIKGNSNNLGKMTMIIIAVLMITTAISALVGFLTAKGFGLDASKLQSIVGDISQGASNYEGKLEQFSSRPVPQQLLDIIPTNPFAALAGMGGSPTLSVVFFAALVGSSALGLRKKKPEIFEFFLNIMQALHDVVMKIVAFVMKLTPYGVLALMAKFMATSDLNAFAQLGQFLLASYIAIIIMLIVHSIILIIFGYNPFKYYTKAFTVLTFAFSSRTSAGTLPLTVSTLKDKMGISEGVSNLSASLAVTIGQNGCAGIYPAMVAAMIAPTLGINPLEPAFLIKAVVIIAIGSFGIAGVGGGATNAALITLSALGFPVGLVAILLGIEPLIDMGRTMLNVNDGMVTAAVTGKICKEVDMDKFNSNDNTGSNEAEAM comes from the coding sequence ATGGGACTTTATGTTGTAATTAACATTATAATACTATTAGCTTTAATAGGCTTATTGTATTTTATGCAGAAAAAACATCTGAATTTCACAATCAGAGTATTAACTGCTTTAGTTTTAGGGTTGGCTTTGGGATTTATACTTAGAACAATTTATTCCTCAAATATGGAAATAGTAAATCAAAGTATTGTTTGGTATAATGTAGTTGGTAATGGTTATGTAAGACTGCTTCAAATGTTAGTTATGCCTTTAATTTTTGTTTCTATAACTATGGCTTTACTTAATATAAAAGGAAACAGCAATAATTTAGGTAAAATGACTATGATAATCATAGCAGTACTAATGATAACAACAGCAATATCAGCTTTAGTAGGATTTTTAACAGCTAAGGGATTTGGTTTAGATGCTTCAAAACTTCAATCTATAGTAGGAGATATTTCTCAGGGTGCTTCTAACTATGAAGGTAAATTAGAGCAGTTTTCTTCAAGACCAGTTCCGCAGCAATTATTAGATATTATACCTACAAATCCATTTGCAGCATTAGCTGGTATGGGAGGCTCTCCTACACTTTCAGTTGTATTTTTTGCAGCTTTAGTAGGTTCTTCTGCTTTAGGACTTAGAAAGAAAAAACCTGAAATTTTTGAGTTTTTCTTGAATATTATGCAGGCTTTGCATGATGTTGTGATGAAAATAGTAGCATTCGTTATGAAATTAACTCCTTATGGCGTGCTTGCTCTTATGGCTAAATTTATGGCTACTAGTGATTTGAATGCATTTGCTCAGTTAGGACAATTCCTTCTAGCATCTTATATAGCTATAATTATCATGCTTATAGTTCATAGTATAATACTTATTATATTTGGATATAATCCTTTCAAATATTATACTAAGGCTTTTACAGTTTTAACATTTGCTTTTTCATCAAGAACAAGTGCTGGTACTTTACCTTTAACTGTTTCTACTTTAAAAGATAAGATGGGAATATCTGAAGGAGTTTCTAATTTATCAGCTTCGCTTGCTGTAACTATAGGGCAAAATGGATGTGCTGGTATTTATCCTGCAATGGTTGCTGCTATGATAGCTCCTACTTTAGGTATTAATCCTCTTGAGCCTGCTTTCTTGATAAAAGCTGTTGTTATAATTGCTATAGGAAGTTTTGGTATTGCCGGAGTTGGAGGAGGGGCTACAAATGCTGCTTTGATTACGCTTTCTGCTTTAGGTTTTCCTGTAGGACTTGTGGCTATACTTTTAGGAATAGAGCCTCTTATTGATATGGGCAGAACTATGCTTAATGTTAATGATGGTATGGTTACTGCTGCCGTTACAGGAAAAATTTGTAAAGAAGTGGATATGGATAAATTCAATTCTAATGATAATACCGGTTCTAATGAAGCAGAAGCTATGTAA
- the pepT gene encoding peptidase T, which translates to MKTYERFIKYTSFNTTSNSRNENQTPSTEGQRVFAEYLVNELKRIGIDSVYLDDKSFVYASIPASKGKEDKPKLGFIAHLDTNEDAIGENIKTNIIKNYDGKDIVLNKEKNIVLSRIEFDNLNKYIGNDLIVTDGTTLLGADDKAGIAEIMTAAEILMNDKNIEHGEIKIAFTPDEEIGEGIEYFDIEKFNADFAYTIDGGEIGEIEYENFNAASCKITVNRVNVHPGYSKNKMKNAILFAMEFNSMLPAEQKPQYTEKYEGFYHLSYIEGTEEKAELEYIIRDHDLEKFNHKKEFIKDICGFLNKKYGDNTFIYNIKDSYLNMKEKILPHMHLIDNAKKAFNECGINDKIRPIRGGTDGARLSFRGLPCPNLSAGGENFHSRFEYIPIQSLEKMTEVILKIISIYSN; encoded by the coding sequence ATGAAAACTTATGAGAGATTTATAAAATACACATCTTTTAATACTACTTCAAACAGCAGAAATGAAAATCAAACTCCAAGTACAGAAGGACAAAGAGTATTTGCTGAATATTTAGTTAATGAATTAAAAAGAATTGGTATTGATAGCGTTTATCTTGATGACAAATCTTTTGTATATGCTTCAATACCTGCATCCAAAGGAAAAGAGGATAAGCCTAAATTAGGATTCATTGCTCATTTAGATACCAATGAAGATGCCATTGGAGAAAATATAAAAACTAACATTATCAAAAATTATGATGGTAAAGATATCGTTTTAAACAAAGAAAAAAATATAGTTTTAAGTAGAATAGAATTTGATAATTTAAATAAATATATAGGTAATGATTTAATAGTAACAGATGGAACTACTCTTTTAGGTGCTGACGACAAAGCCGGTATTGCAGAAATTATGACTGCGGCTGAAATTTTAATGAATGATAAAAATATAGAGCATGGAGAAATAAAAATAGCTTTCACTCCGGATGAGGAAATAGGAGAAGGTATAGAATATTTTGATATTGAAAAGTTTAATGCAGATTTTGCCTATACTATAGATGGAGGAGAGATTGGAGAAATAGAGTATGAGAATTTTAATGCTGCTTCTTGTAAAATAACAGTTAATAGAGTAAATGTTCATCCTGGATATTCTAAAAATAAAATGAAAAATGCTATTCTATTTGCAATGGAATTTAATTCTATGCTTCCAGCAGAACAAAAACCTCAGTATACAGAAAAGTATGAAGGTTTTTATCATTTATCATATATAGAAGGTACTGAAGAAAAAGCAGAACTTGAATATATTATAAGAGATCATGATTTAGAGAAGTTCAATCATAAAAAAGAATTCATAAAAGATATTTGCGGTTTTCTAAATAAAAAATACGGAGACAATACATTTATTTATAATATAAAAGATAGCTACTTAAATATGAAAGAAAAAATACTTCCTCACATGCATTTAATAGATAATGCAAAAAAGGCTTTTAATGAATGCGGTATAAATGATAAGATTAGACCTATTAGAGGCGGTACTGATGGGGCTAGATTGTCTTTTAGAGGATTGCCTTGTCCAAATTTATCAGCTGGAGGAGAAAATTTTCACAGCAGATTTGAATATATCCCTATTCAGTCTTTAGAAAAAATGACAGAGGTAATATTAAAAATAATAAGCATATATTCTAATTAA
- a CDS encoding thiamine pyrophosphate-dependent enzyme, translating into MANKYNLAEQENILESGNELAAIAAAQINYHVMGYYPITPSTQIAEYLDEMKANGRHTVCMIPGDGEHGAAGICYGATTAGGRVFNATSANGLLFAMEQLPVQSGTRFPMVLNVVNRTVSGPLDIKCDQSDIMMALNTGWIIIMAHTTQMVYDFNIFALKIAERAKLPIIVSSDGFFTSHQKKKIHLFKNDKDVQDFLGKYTPEVTSVEPGKNPVTIGPYMNEDELTGSKLQLSQALEDSRAIILDVFEEFASFSGRKYHPIETYNMEGAEVALMLCGSAYETGTLAVDEMRKANPNLKIGAFAITQIRPFPEKELQKLLANVKVVVVGDRQDSYSGMGGNMSTEIRAALKNDPNNKSSIVSRVYGLGGTEFTLEKAKELFDLGLKELAKPGSVEKHSYLEQYMGDPNVKMKPIHEPLTLESQKSGITVTMNEQTHKLEVKTPPLRELTGKAYRYAQGHGACNGCGIFSGINTFMKGIEGEVVLLVHTGCSMVVTTGYPYSSYRTTYVHNLFQNGAATLSGIVEMYHERKRRGEIEGPEDPTFIMITGDGGHDIGMGPSIGAAIRNHKMIILEYDNEGYMNTGNQLSFSTPIGHRTSTSNVGKAEVGKQFNHKDVAQIFAGCHIPYVATGCESYPLDLVKKAAKAQWYANHHGTAFVKLLIACPLNWKSPDDMGKDVIKAAVDCCFFPLYEIEHGITTITNMVADDKKQPVSEWLKMMGKTKHLLKHQDLLDAFQKEVDRRWYRLKAMHESPVL; encoded by the coding sequence ATGGCTAACAAATATAATCTTGCAGAACAAGAAAACATACTTGAAAGTGGTAATGAATTAGCAGCCATTGCAGCCGCTCAAATCAATTATCACGTTATGGGTTATTACCCAATTACTCCTTCTACTCAAATTGCTGAGTACTTGGACGAAATGAAAGCTAATGGAAGACATACTGTTTGCATGATCCCTGGTGATGGTGAACATGGTGCAGCTGGTATATGTTACGGTGCTACTACTGCAGGCGGCAGAGTATTCAATGCTACTTCTGCTAACGGTCTTCTTTTTGCTATGGAACAATTACCTGTACAATCTGGTACTAGATTCCCTATGGTATTAAATGTTGTAAACAGAACTGTTTCTGGTCCATTAGATATTAAATGCGACCAATCTGATATAATGATGGCTCTTAACACTGGTTGGATTATCATTATGGCTCACACTACTCAGATGGTTTATGACTTCAATATCTTTGCTTTAAAAATCGCTGAAAGAGCTAAATTACCTATTATAGTTTCTTCTGACGGTTTCTTCACTTCTCACCAAAAGAAAAAAATTCACCTCTTCAAAAATGATAAAGATGTTCAGGATTTCTTAGGTAAATATACTCCTGAAGTTACTTCTGTTGAACCAGGAAAAAATCCTGTTACAATCGGACCTTACATGAATGAAGATGAATTAACAGGAAGTAAATTACAGCTTTCTCAAGCATTAGAAGATTCCCGTGCTATTATATTAGATGTATTTGAAGAATTTGCTTCTTTCTCTGGAAGAAAATATCATCCTATAGAAACTTACAATATGGAAGGAGCTGAAGTAGCTTTAATGCTTTGCGGTTCTGCTTATGAAACTGGTACTTTAGCCGTTGATGAAATGAGAAAAGCTAATCCTAATCTTAAAATAGGTGCTTTTGCTATCACTCAAATTCGTCCTTTCCCTGAAAAAGAATTACAAAAATTATTAGCTAATGTTAAAGTTGTAGTAGTAGGCGACAGACAAGATTCATACTCTGGTATGGGCGGTAATATGTCCACTGAAATCAGAGCTGCTCTTAAAAATGATCCTAATAACAAATCTTCTATTGTTAGCAGAGTTTACGGTCTTGGCGGTACTGAGTTTACTTTGGAAAAAGCTAAAGAATTATTTGATTTAGGTTTAAAAGAATTAGCTAAACCTGGTTCTGTAGAAAAACACTCTTACTTAGAACAATATATGGGTGATCCTAATGTTAAAATGAAACCTATACATGAACCTCTTACTTTAGAAAGCCAAAAATCAGGCATCACTGTTACTATGAATGAACAAACTCATAAACTTGAAGTTAAAACGCCTCCTCTTAGAGAATTAACTGGTAAAGCTTATCGTTATGCTCAAGGTCATGGTGCTTGTAACGGATGCGGTATCTTCTCTGGTATCAATACTTTCATGAAAGGTATAGAAGGCGAAGTTGTTCTTTTAGTACATACTGGTTGTTCTATGGTTGTTACTACAGGTTATCCTTACAGCTCTTACAGAACTACTTATGTTCACAACTTATTCCAAAACGGTGCTGCTACTCTTTCTGGTATCGTAGAAATGTATCATGAAAGAAAAAGAAGAGGAGAAATCGAAGGACCTGAAGATCCTACTTTCATAATGATTACTGGTGACGGCGGTCATGACATAGGTATGGGACCTTCTATTGGTGCTGCTATTAGAAATCATAAAATGATTATATTAGAATATGATAATGAAGGATACATGAACACTGGTAACCAATTATCATTCTCTACTCCTATAGGACATAGAACTTCTACTTCTAATGTTGGTAAAGCTGAAGTGGGTAAACAATTCAATCACAAAGATGTAGCTCAAATATTTGCTGGTTGTCATATACCTTATGTTGCTACTGGATGTGAATCTTATCCATTAGATTTGGTTAAAAAAGCTGCTAAAGCTCAATGGTACGCTAATCATCATGGTACTGCTTTTGTTAAACTTCTTATCGCTTGTCCATTAAACTGGAAATCTCCTGATGATATGGGTAAAGATGTTATTAAAGCTGCTGTTGACTGCTGTTTCTTCCCATTGTATGAAATTGAACATGGTATCACTACTATTACTAATATGGTAGCTGATGATAAAAAACAGCCTGTTAGCGAATGGCTTAAAATGATGGGTAAAACTAAACACCTTCTTAAACATCAAGACTTACTTGATGCATTCCAAAAAGAAGTTGATAGAAGATGGTATCGCTTAAAAGCTATGCATGAAAGCCCTGTTCTATAA
- a CDS encoding 2-oxoacid:acceptor oxidoreductase family protein translates to MKLPKVNDLGFFEIRLESIGGMGANSAGKMLAEVGVLSQGFYGAAFSSYGSEKKGSPVKSFVRFSEDEVRVNSTVEEPHVVAVFHMNLLKNPLTLAGVKEDAIVIFNTNKTPDEARDFAKLHGGKVVCVDAIKIANDLKLPSQAANTIIMGAMVNQLDFIDSAKFEEQIRKQFGGRKAELVEPNIEAFRKGGSESVVKDFPADGKYPYIPYKKPEPVYGKNNQLTGGYINAAGNSTLKDLQVTRTGHIPVFNPKNCIDCANCEVVCPDLCIVWEKGPDRKDSSKTAMNMMGIDYQYCKGCLKCVRACPKGPYAAKQYTKEEQALRIEVEADCNVDELTYSRYKK, encoded by the coding sequence GTGAAACTCCCAAAAGTCAATGATTTAGGCTTTTTCGAGATTCGTCTCGAAAGTATAGGCGGAATGGGTGCTAATAGTGCAGGTAAAATGCTTGCAGAAGTAGGTGTTTTATCACAAGGATTCTATGGTGCTGCATTCTCTAGTTATGGTTCAGAAAAAAAAGGTTCGCCTGTTAAATCTTTTGTAAGATTCTCAGAAGATGAAGTTAGAGTGAACTCTACTGTAGAAGAACCACATGTTGTGGCAGTGTTCCACATGAATCTTCTTAAAAACCCTCTTACATTAGCTGGTGTTAAAGAAGATGCTATAGTTATTTTTAATACTAATAAAACTCCTGATGAAGCAAGAGACTTTGCTAAACTTCATGGAGGTAAAGTAGTTTGTGTTGATGCTATTAAAATCGCTAATGATTTAAAACTTCCTTCACAGGCAGCTAATACTATTATAATGGGTGCTATGGTTAATCAGCTTGATTTTATAGATTCTGCTAAATTTGAAGAGCAAATCAGAAAACAATTCGGCGGAAGAAAAGCTGAATTAGTAGAACCTAATATCGAAGCTTTCAGAAAAGGCGGAAGCGAATCTGTAGTTAAAGATTTCCCTGCAGATGGTAAATATCCTTATATACCTTATAAAAAACCAGAACCTGTTTATGGTAAAAACAACCAATTAACAGGCGGTTATATTAATGCTGCTGGTAACTCTACTTTAAAAGACTTACAAGTTACTCGTACAGGTCATATTCCAGTATTCAACCCTAAAAACTGTATTGACTGTGCTAACTGTGAAGTTGTTTGTCCGGACCTTTGTATAGTTTGGGAAAAAGGACCAGACAGAAAAGATTCTAGCAAAACTGCTATGAATATGATGGGTATTGATTATCAATATTGTAAAGGCTGTTTAAAATGTGTTAGAGCTTGTCCTAAAGGACCTTATGCTGCTAAACAATACACTAAAGAAGAGCAGGCTTTAAGAATAGAAGTAGAAGCTGATTGCAATGTTGATGAGCTTACATACAGTCGTTATAAAAAATAA
- a CDS encoding methyl-accepting chemotaxis protein — translation MKKKFNSLNVQIPIVVNTFIAVLLIVSISTLVQMSKKAIDKASYDGFATTIKGYATFFDSLVENQLILSDTYSSFTFVINYMQNRDAEGEANMLTVLRLMSAKNPYVKSLALVEKDGIILNNSSGDNTDVGKNASQIYPDLWKKYDSVKKPTLSDSIYKTADGKWITAIISPINSRTDNTYLGALLVVLDWQKVIDEVSSTAGEVLTHWIRLWVFNKDTLLVMHNVPSEVGKLAPVEVKTIVNNTEGKLEFQNDGMTKVCLYTSIKNQPWHVAFSMPLSFIEQQSSKILTIGIIIGIIGIILSSIIGFLYIKNLISPLKLLVEEAKEMSKGQFILRQFKFKRNEIGDIAYSFKDMRDALSKIINEVNETSEKINNAALSLTHGSDDLSARTEAQASSLEETASAIEEMASTIKSSASHSVEGNDMMIASKKAVENGAGVISETTKSIEEVYESSEKIKSITKTIEDIAFQTNILALNASVEAARAGDQGKGFAVVASEVRNLAQNSQSSAKDITSLIENIYEKINKSAETARESQSIFNDIQSKIDGTAKIMQEISTTAVEQQTGVDQVNIAVSKIDGITQQNAALVDETATYAKELLEQSENLKNIMTFFKMN, via the coding sequence ATGAAAAAGAAATTTAATAGTTTAAATGTTCAAATACCAATCGTAGTTAATACCTTTATAGCGGTTCTTTTAATTGTGTCTATATCCACTTTGGTGCAAATGTCAAAAAAGGCAATAGATAAAGCCTCTTATGATGGATTTGCAACTACCATAAAGGGGTATGCAACTTTTTTTGACTCTTTAGTTGAAAATCAATTAATATTATCAGATACATATTCTTCATTCACATTTGTAATAAATTATATGCAAAATAGAGATGCTGAAGGCGAAGCCAATATGCTTACTGTATTAAGATTAATGTCTGCTAAAAATCCGTATGTAAAAAGTTTAGCATTAGTGGAAAAAGACGGCATCATACTAAATAATTCAAGCGGAGATAATACGGATGTAGGAAAAAATGCAAGTCAGATATATCCAGACCTTTGGAAAAAATATGATTCTGTAAAAAAGCCTACATTATCAGATTCTATATATAAGACAGCTGACGGAAAATGGATTACTGCTATAATTTCACCAATAAATTCAAGAACTGATAATACATATTTAGGAGCATTGCTAGTAGTATTAGATTGGCAGAAAGTTATAGATGAAGTATCTTCAACTGCCGGAGAAGTTCTTACTCATTGGATAAGATTATGGGTATTTAATAAAGACACTTTGCTTGTAATGCATAATGTGCCAAGCGAGGTTGGTAAACTTGCTCCTGTAGAAGTAAAAACAATAGTTAATAATACCGAAGGAAAATTAGAATTCCAAAATGACGGTATGACTAAGGTATGTTTATATACAAGCATCAAAAATCAGCCTTGGCATGTAGCTTTTTCTATGCCTTTAAGTTTTATTGAACAGCAAAGCAGCAAGATATTAACTATTGGTATTATAATAGGCATTATAGGAATAATATTGAGTTCTATTATCGGATTCTTATACATAAAGAATCTTATTAGTCCTTTGAAGCTGCTTGTAGAAGAAGCTAAAGAAATGTCAAAAGGACAATTTATACTCAGACAATTTAAATTCAAAAGAAATGAGATAGGTGATATAGCATACTCATTTAAAGATATGAGAGATGCTTTATCAAAAATAATTAATGAAGTTAATGAAACTTCAGAAAAAATAAATAATGCAGCTTTAAGTCTTACACATGGAAGCGATGATTTATCAGCTAGAACAGAAGCTCAAGCATCTAGTTTGGAGGAAACTGCTTCCGCTATAGAGGAAATGGCTTCTACAATAAAATCTTCCGCTTCGCATTCGGTGGAAGGAAATGATATGATGATAGCTTCTAAAAAGGCTGTAGAAAACGGAGCAGGTGTAATTTCTGAAACTACTAAAAGTATAGAAGAAGTTTATGAATCAAGCGAAAAAATAAAAAGCATTACTAAAACAATAGAAGATATTGCTTTTCAAACAAACATACTTGCTTTAAATGCTTCTGTAGAGGCAGCAAGAGCCGGAGATCAGGGAAAAGGTTTTGCGGTTGTAGCCTCTGAGGTAAGAAATTTGGCTCAAAATTCACAGTCATCTGCTAAAGACATAACATCGCTTATAGAAAACATTTATGAAAAAATTAATAAATCAGCTGAAACTGCAAGAGAATCACAATCTATATTCAATGATATACAGTCTAAAATAGACGGCACAGCAAAAATAATGCAGGAGATAAGTACAACAGCAGTAGAACAGCAGACAGGTGTAGATCAGGTTAATATTGCTGTTTCAAAAATAGACGGAATAACTCAGCAAAATGCTGCTTTAGTTGATGAAACAGCAACATACGCAAAAGAATTATTAGAACAGTCAGAAAACTTAAAAAATATTATGACTTTCTTTAAAATGAATTAA
- a CDS encoding PepSY-like domain-containing protein — MKRIIYTILTLSILSIYAYGGSVALSEVPNEAIAFADKYFSDYYLYRATELGGSYTLIFKGGLKIFVNSYGEWRSVSGGGEEISIAYIEDKVKNSIKKEFPDEKVVNIQKNRKDYNIEFKSRRKIVVDFEGNITKKWRD, encoded by the coding sequence ATGAAAAGAATAATATATACAATATTAACTTTATCTATATTATCAATATATGCTTATGGAGGTTCTGTAGCTTTAAGCGAAGTACCTAATGAAGCTATAGCATTTGCTGATAAATATTTCTCTGATTATTATTTGTATAGGGCTACTGAATTGGGAGGTTCTTATACTTTGATATTCAAGGGCGGGCTTAAAATATTTGTTAATTCTTATGGCGAATGGAGAAGTGTAAGCGGCGGCGGAGAAGAAATATCTATAGCCTATATAGAAGATAAAGTTAAAAATTCAATCAAAAAAGAATTTCCTGATGAAAAAGTTGTGAATATACAAAAAAATAGAAAAGACTACAATATAGAATTCAAAAGCAGAAGAAAAATAGTTGTAGATTTTGAAGGAAATATAACGAAAAAATGGCGGGATTAA
- a CDS encoding tetratricopeptide repeat protein codes for MIIFTILGIYANNKIMESNQKQSELIIKETELESNKTLEELNKKAQEIELTLNKIEEQTKQSKINADRAKVSELFARALNEQMNKNYGEAIKLYTEALEIEPINIMSLNNRGLLYFDKYKETKDEKYFNEALEDYNKVLSIDNYNINVLNNIGILYSDKYEETKDEEYFKKALKNYNKVLSIDNKDISALNNIVALYSKKYMETENEEYFYKALEDYNKVLSIDNYDITTLHNRVNLYSNKFIKTKDKEYFKKALDDYDKVLSINKNYYPIYCNIPFLYLNDYEINKNKESLIEAEKYLNEGLKLYPNDLELINNYGMLLYFKYKENKKTVDLNNSEKYLKKAIDDSRIKENIGETYYYLHLVYNEYAQLDENISGCSKEECKNKSYKYLQNSKDLGYKHFMEK; via the coding sequence ATGATAATATTCACAATTTTAGGCATATACGCCAATAATAAAATAATGGAAAGCAATCAAAAGCAGTCTGAACTTATTATAAAAGAAACAGAATTAGAATCAAATAAAACCTTAGAAGAATTAAATAAAAAAGCCCAAGAAATAGAATTAACATTAAATAAAATAGAAGAACAAACCAAACAATCAAAAATAAATGCGGATAGAGCTAAAGTAAGCGAATTATTTGCAAGAGCATTAAATGAACAAATGAATAAAAATTATGGTGAAGCCATAAAACTTTATACTGAAGCATTAGAAATAGAGCCAATTAATATAATGTCATTAAACAATAGAGGACTTTTATATTTTGATAAATATAAAGAAACTAAGGATGAAAAATATTTTAATGAAGCATTAGAAGATTATAATAAAGTTTTAAGTATTGACAACTATAATATTAATGTGTTAAATAACATAGGAATTTTATATTCAGATAAATATGAAGAAACTAAAGACGAAGAATATTTTAAGAAAGCATTAAAAAATTATAATAAAGTATTAAGTATTGATAATAAAGATATTAGTGCTTTAAATAATATAGTTGCATTATATTCTAAAAAATATATGGAAACTGAAAACGAAGAATATTTTTATAAAGCATTAGAAGATTATAATAAAGTTTTAAGTATTGATAATTATGACATTACTACTTTGCATAATAGAGTTAATTTATATTCAAATAAATTCATAAAAACTAAAGACAAAGAATATTTTAAGAAAGCACTAGATGATTATGATAAAGTATTAAGTATTAATAAAAATTATTATCCTATATATTGCAATATACCATTCCTATATTTAAATGATTATGAAATAAATAAAAATAAAGAAAGTTTAATAGAAGCAGAAAAATATTTGAATGAAGGTTTAAAATTGTATCCTAATGATTTAGAATTGATAAATAATTATGGTATGTTATTGTATTTCAAATATAAAGAAAATAAAAAAACTGTTGATTTAAATAATTCTGAAAAGTATTTGAAAAAAGCTATAGATGACAGCCGAATAAAAGAAAATATAGGAGAAACATACTACTATTTACATCTTGTATACAATGAATATGCCCAACTTGACGAAAATATAAGCGGGTGCTCAAAAGAAGAATGCAAAAATAAAAGTTATAAGTATCTTCAAAATTCAAAAGATTTAGGATATAAGCATTTTATGGAGAAATAA